A section of the Scyliorhinus torazame isolate Kashiwa2021f chromosome 21, sScyTor2.1, whole genome shotgun sequence genome encodes:
- the LOC140398479 gene encoding galactoside alpha-(1,2)-fucosyltransferase 2-like isoform X2, with translation MEPNLNCGNLSQPEEAAEMVNLSKVCVWKSKKKLLILLIFFSALTLIAVIYKYQLAYSIVPAKYLYLFGNITMALQCEIAKDSENVNTSIKGICTINSVGRLGNQMGEYATLYALAKLNGHQAYILPAMANYLSPIFKITLPTLHDSMKYGILWKEFHVNDWMEDQYGSIQGNCVMFAGYPCSWTFYHHIREEILHEFTFHDFLKEQTNTFLRRITGERKNVTYVGVHVRRGDYIHVMPDVWKGVIADKKYLDTAMAYFRNKYKNVVFVVTSNGMDWSKENIDKSKGDVFFSDDPKQSSPADDIAILAHCNHTIMTVGTFGYWAGYLAGGETIYLTNFTLPESPFLKLFKYEAAFLPEWIGLPADLSPLLPEKASK, from the coding sequence GAACCCAACCTGAACTGCGGAAATCTATCACAGCCTGAAGAAGCAGCAGAGATGGTTAATTTAAGCAAAGTTTGTGTTTGGAAAAGCAAGAAAAAGCTGCTGATCCTTTTAATATTCTTCTCTGCACTAACATTAATTGCCGTAATCTACAAATATCAATTAGCATATAGTATCGTACCAGCCAAATACCTTTATTTGTTTGGAAATATAACCATGGCATTGCAATGTGAAATAGCAAAAGACTCTGAAAATGTGAACACTTCTATAAAAGGAATTTGTACAATTAACTCTGTTGGACGACTTGGCAACCAGATGGGGGAATATGCAACATTGTACGCATTGGCAAAATTGAACGGTCACCAAGCATACATTCTGCCTGCCATGGCCAATTACCTGTCCCCTATCTTCAAAATTACCCTTCCGACCCTCCATGACAGTATGAAATACGGAATACTTTGGAAAGAATTTCATGTCAATGACTGGATGGAGGATCAATACGGCAGTATTCAAGGAAACTGTGTTATGTTCGCTGGATACCCATGTTCATGGACATTTTATCATCATATCCGAGAAGAAATTCTCCATGAATTCACCTTTCATGACTTTCTGAAAGAACAGACCAATACGTTCCTTAGACGCATTACAGGGGAGCGAAAGAATGTGACGTATGTTGGTGTTCACGTTCGAAGGGGAGATTACATACATGTCATGCCAGATGTGTGGAAAGGAGTTATAGCTGATAAGAAATATTTAGACACAGCAATGGCTTACTTCAGAAATAAATACAAAAACGTTGTTTTTGTCGTGACAAGTAATGGAATGGATTGGAGTAAGGAGAACATCGATAAATCCAAAGGAGATGTTTTCTTTTCAGACGATCCAAAGCAATCCAGTCCAGCTGATGACATTGCTATCCTTGCTCATTGTAATCACACCATAATGACAGTAGGGACATTTGGTTACTGGGCCGGCTACTTGGCAGGTGGGGAGACAATTTACCTCACAAACTTTACTTTGCCAGAGTCACCATTTCTAAAGTTATTTAAGTATGAGGCGGCGTTTTTACCCGAGTGGATTGGACTTCCTGCTGATCTCTCACCTCTTCTGCCTGAAAAAGCTTCAAAGTAG
- the LOC140398479 gene encoding galactoside alpha-(1,2)-fucosyltransferase 2-like isoform X3 encodes MSPMHFTRVTSSKKMSQQRILKEPNLNCGNLSQPEEAAEMVNLSKVCVWKSKKKLLILLIFFSALTLIAVIYKYQLAYSIVPAKYLYLFGNITMALQCEIAKDSENVNTSIKGICTINSVGRLGNQMGEYATLYALAKLNGHQAYILPAMANYLSPIFKITLPTLHDSMKYGILWKEFHVNDWMEDQYGSIQGNCVMFAGYPCSWTFYHHIREEILHEFTFHDFLKEQTNTFLRRITGERKNVTYVGVHVRRGDYIHVMPDVWKGVIADKKYLDTAMAYFRNKYKNVVFVVTSNGMDWSKENIDKSKGDVFFSDDPKQSSPADDIAILAHCNHTIMTVGTFGYWAGYLAGTQPELRKSITA; translated from the exons ATGAGTCCAATGCATTTTACAAGAGTAACTTCGTCAAAAAAAATGAGCCAACAGCGAATTTTGAAG GAACCCAACCTGAACTGCGGAAATCTATCACAGCCTGAAGAAGCAGCAGAGATGGTTAATTTAAGCAAAGTTTGTGTTTGGAAAAGCAAGAAAAAGCTGCTGATCCTTTTAATATTCTTCTCTGCACTAACATTAATTGCCGTAATCTACAAATATCAATTAGCATATAGTATCGTACCAGCCAAATACCTTTATTTGTTTGGAAATATAACCATGGCATTGCAATGTGAAATAGCAAAAGACTCTGAAAATGTGAACACTTCTATAAAAGGAATTTGTACAATTAACTCTGTTGGACGACTTGGCAACCAGATGGGGGAATATGCAACATTGTACGCATTGGCAAAATTGAACGGTCACCAAGCATACATTCTGCCTGCCATGGCCAATTACCTGTCCCCTATCTTCAAAATTACCCTTCCGACCCTCCATGACAGTATGAAATACGGAATACTTTGGAAAGAATTTCATGTCAATGACTGGATGGAGGATCAATACGGCAGTATTCAAGGAAACTGTGTTATGTTCGCTGGATACCCATGTTCATGGACATTTTATCATCATATCCGAGAAGAAATTCTCCATGAATTCACCTTTCATGACTTTCTGAAAGAACAGACCAATACGTTCCTTAGACGCATTACAGGGGAGCGAAAGAATGTGACGTATGTTGGTGTTCACGTTCGAAGGGGAGATTACATACATGTCATGCCAGATGTGTGGAAAGGAGTTATAGCTGATAAGAAATATTTAGACACAGCAATGGCTTACTTCAGAAATAAATACAAAAACGTTGTTTTTGTCGTGACAAGTAATGGAATGGATTGGAGTAAGGAGAACATCGATAAATCCAAAGGAGATGTTTTCTTTTCAGACGATCCAAAGCAATCCAGTCCAGCTGATGACATTGCTATCCTTGCTCATTGTAATCACACCATAATGACAGTAGGGACATTTGGTTACTGGGCCGGCTACTTGGCAG
- the LOC140398479 gene encoding galactoside alpha-(1,2)-fucosyltransferase 2-like isoform X4, producing the protein MVNLSKVCVWKSKKKLLILLIFFSALTLIAVIYKYQLAYSIVPAKYLYLFGNITMALQCEIAKDSENVNTSIKGICTINSVGRLGNQMGEYATLYALAKLNGHQAYILPAMANYLSPIFKITLPTLHDSMKYGILWKEFHVNDWMEDQYGSIQGNCVMFAGYPCSWTFYHHIREEILHEFTFHDFLKEQTNTFLRRITGERKNVTYVGVHVRRGDYIHVMPDVWKGVIADKKYLDTAMAYFRNKYKNVVFVVTSNGMDWSKENIDKSKGDVFFSDDPKQSSPADDIAILAHCNHTIMTVGTFGYWAGYLAGGETIYLTNFTLPESPFLKLFKYEAAFLPEWIGLPADLSPLLPEKASK; encoded by the coding sequence ATGGTTAATTTAAGCAAAGTTTGTGTTTGGAAAAGCAAGAAAAAGCTGCTGATCCTTTTAATATTCTTCTCTGCACTAACATTAATTGCCGTAATCTACAAATATCAATTAGCATATAGTATCGTACCAGCCAAATACCTTTATTTGTTTGGAAATATAACCATGGCATTGCAATGTGAAATAGCAAAAGACTCTGAAAATGTGAACACTTCTATAAAAGGAATTTGTACAATTAACTCTGTTGGACGACTTGGCAACCAGATGGGGGAATATGCAACATTGTACGCATTGGCAAAATTGAACGGTCACCAAGCATACATTCTGCCTGCCATGGCCAATTACCTGTCCCCTATCTTCAAAATTACCCTTCCGACCCTCCATGACAGTATGAAATACGGAATACTTTGGAAAGAATTTCATGTCAATGACTGGATGGAGGATCAATACGGCAGTATTCAAGGAAACTGTGTTATGTTCGCTGGATACCCATGTTCATGGACATTTTATCATCATATCCGAGAAGAAATTCTCCATGAATTCACCTTTCATGACTTTCTGAAAGAACAGACCAATACGTTCCTTAGACGCATTACAGGGGAGCGAAAGAATGTGACGTATGTTGGTGTTCACGTTCGAAGGGGAGATTACATACATGTCATGCCAGATGTGTGGAAAGGAGTTATAGCTGATAAGAAATATTTAGACACAGCAATGGCTTACTTCAGAAATAAATACAAAAACGTTGTTTTTGTCGTGACAAGTAATGGAATGGATTGGAGTAAGGAGAACATCGATAAATCCAAAGGAGATGTTTTCTTTTCAGACGATCCAAAGCAATCCAGTCCAGCTGATGACATTGCTATCCTTGCTCATTGTAATCACACCATAATGACAGTAGGGACATTTGGTTACTGGGCCGGCTACTTGGCAGGTGGGGAGACAATTTACCTCACAAACTTTACTTTGCCAGAGTCACCATTTCTAAAGTTATTTAAGTATGAGGCGGCGTTTTTACCCGAGTGGATTGGACTTCCTGCTGATCTCTCACCTCTTCTGCCTGAAAAAGCTTCAAAGTAG
- the LOC140398479 gene encoding galactoside alpha-(1,2)-fucosyltransferase 2-like isoform X1, producing the protein MSPMHFTRVTSSKKMSQQRILKEPNLNCGNLSQPEEAAEMVNLSKVCVWKSKKKLLILLIFFSALTLIAVIYKYQLAYSIVPAKYLYLFGNITMALQCEIAKDSENVNTSIKGICTINSVGRLGNQMGEYATLYALAKLNGHQAYILPAMANYLSPIFKITLPTLHDSMKYGILWKEFHVNDWMEDQYGSIQGNCVMFAGYPCSWTFYHHIREEILHEFTFHDFLKEQTNTFLRRITGERKNVTYVGVHVRRGDYIHVMPDVWKGVIADKKYLDTAMAYFRNKYKNVVFVVTSNGMDWSKENIDKSKGDVFFSDDPKQSSPADDIAILAHCNHTIMTVGTFGYWAGYLAGGETIYLTNFTLPESPFLKLFKYEAAFLPEWIGLPADLSPLLPEKASK; encoded by the exons ATGAGTCCAATGCATTTTACAAGAGTAACTTCGTCAAAAAAAATGAGCCAACAGCGAATTTTGAAG GAACCCAACCTGAACTGCGGAAATCTATCACAGCCTGAAGAAGCAGCAGAGATGGTTAATTTAAGCAAAGTTTGTGTTTGGAAAAGCAAGAAAAAGCTGCTGATCCTTTTAATATTCTTCTCTGCACTAACATTAATTGCCGTAATCTACAAATATCAATTAGCATATAGTATCGTACCAGCCAAATACCTTTATTTGTTTGGAAATATAACCATGGCATTGCAATGTGAAATAGCAAAAGACTCTGAAAATGTGAACACTTCTATAAAAGGAATTTGTACAATTAACTCTGTTGGACGACTTGGCAACCAGATGGGGGAATATGCAACATTGTACGCATTGGCAAAATTGAACGGTCACCAAGCATACATTCTGCCTGCCATGGCCAATTACCTGTCCCCTATCTTCAAAATTACCCTTCCGACCCTCCATGACAGTATGAAATACGGAATACTTTGGAAAGAATTTCATGTCAATGACTGGATGGAGGATCAATACGGCAGTATTCAAGGAAACTGTGTTATGTTCGCTGGATACCCATGTTCATGGACATTTTATCATCATATCCGAGAAGAAATTCTCCATGAATTCACCTTTCATGACTTTCTGAAAGAACAGACCAATACGTTCCTTAGACGCATTACAGGGGAGCGAAAGAATGTGACGTATGTTGGTGTTCACGTTCGAAGGGGAGATTACATACATGTCATGCCAGATGTGTGGAAAGGAGTTATAGCTGATAAGAAATATTTAGACACAGCAATGGCTTACTTCAGAAATAAATACAAAAACGTTGTTTTTGTCGTGACAAGTAATGGAATGGATTGGAGTAAGGAGAACATCGATAAATCCAAAGGAGATGTTTTCTTTTCAGACGATCCAAAGCAATCCAGTCCAGCTGATGACATTGCTATCCTTGCTCATTGTAATCACACCATAATGACAGTAGGGACATTTGGTTACTGGGCCGGCTACTTGGCAGGTGGGGAGACAATTTACCTCACAAACTTTACTTTGCCAGAGTCACCATTTCTAAAGTTATTTAAGTATGAGGCGGCGTTTTTACCCGAGTGGATTGGACTTCCTGCTGATCTCTCACCTCTTCTGCCTGAAAAAGCTTCAAAGTAG